A portion of the Blautia hansenii DSM 20583 genome contains these proteins:
- a CDS encoding SPFH domain-containing protein: MNSESKIQEEKVLQAKSGFVMLICGMLLTLVGIAGFGYGIYLIDQSAGGAAAGISVVLGTILFVAGVLVLCGLKVINPKEALVLALFGNYYGTLRKEGFFWVKPFVTAINPTVRIAANGKGVSRKVSLKTMTLNNEKQKVNDELGNPVEIGAVVIWKVENPTKAVINVENYKSYLSIQCDSIIRNTARKYPYDGAEGGDEKSLRSSSQEIANIMCEELQEKVENAGIKIQEVRITHLAYAPEIASAMLQRQQAAAIIDARQKIVEGAVGMVEMALEKLNENEIVELDEERKAAMVSNLLVVLCGNKDAQPIVNSGSIY; the protein is encoded by the coding sequence ATGAACAGCGAAAGTAAAATTCAGGAAGAAAAGGTATTGCAGGCAAAGTCAGGATTTGTTATGCTAATCTGCGGAATGCTTTTGACATTGGTAGGAATAGCAGGATTTGGATATGGAATTTATCTCATAGACCAGTCAGCAGGAGGAGCAGCGGCAGGGATTTCAGTTGTTTTGGGAACGATACTCTTTGTGGCAGGTGTGCTGGTACTGTGCGGATTAAAGGTAATCAATCCCAAGGAAGCGCTGGTTCTGGCATTGTTTGGTAATTATTACGGAACCTTGAGAAAAGAAGGCTTTTTCTGGGTAAAGCCTTTTGTTACAGCTATTAATCCTACTGTTAGAATAGCTGCAAACGGAAAAGGTGTGAGCAGAAAAGTATCTTTGAAAACCATGACTTTGAACAATGAGAAACAGAAAGTCAATGATGAGCTTGGAAATCCGGTAGAAATCGGCGCTGTTGTAATCTGGAAAGTGGAAAATCCCACAAAGGCAGTCATCAATGTAGAAAATTATAAGAGCTACCTTTCTATTCAGTGTGACTCCATTATTCGTAACACGGCGAGAAAATATCCTTATGACGGCGCAGAAGGCGGAGATGAAAAATCTTTAAGAAGCAGCAGTCAGGAGATTGCAAACATTATGTGCGAGGAATTGCAGGAAAAGGTAGAAAATGCAGGAATTAAAATTCAGGAGGTCAGAATTACACATTTGGCTTATGCTCCTGAAATCGCATCTGCCATGCTTCAGAGACAGCAGGCTGCGGCAATTATCGACGCCCGTCAGAAAATCGTAGAAGGCGCAGTGGGTATGGTTGAAATGGCTCTTGAAAAATTAAATGAAAATGAAATTGTAGAATTAGACGAAGAGAGAAAAGCTGCAATGGTAAGCAATCTGTTGGTTGTTCTGTGCGGAAATAAAGATGCACAGCCGATTGTAAACAGCGGCAGCATTTACTAA
- a CDS encoding Arc family DNA-binding protein codes for MLEKENKKKQVPLRLSATLWNEIAQWAEDDFRSMNGQIEYLLTECVKYRKKHQKKEEE; via the coding sequence ATTCTGGAGAAGGAAAATAAGAAAAAACAAGTACCTTTAAGGCTGTCAGCAACATTATGGAACGAAATTGCCCAATGGGCAGAAGACGATTTTCGTTCTATGAATGGTCAAATCGAATATTTACTGACAGAATGTGTAAAGTACAGAAAAAAACATCAGAAAAAGGAAGAGGAGTAA
- a CDS encoding PRD domain-containing protein — MYCILKILNNNALLAKVKEDDSERILLGKGIGFGRKAGDEFTEIPGASVYTPVVREERNSTMNVVNTIDPVYIEAAGKIIEAAEQVFDTIKRDILLPLADHIAFAAKREQEKIFLSNPFVPDIKILFGKEYAVALKSREIIEKMTGYRISDDEAGFIALHIHSGLSDEQVSDTLKTTQIIDDCILMIEECLGDKIRQDSCAYIRLMSHLYYMVVRAKTGEAVNIELNDFIRCKYPKAGQISEVICHYIEKKLEKKLDKEEVGFLAIHIQRIM, encoded by the coding sequence ATGTACTGTATTTTAAAAATTTTGAACAATAATGCACTGCTTGCAAAGGTGAAGGAAGATGACAGCGAAAGAATTTTATTGGGAAAAGGCATAGGATTTGGGAGAAAGGCAGGAGATGAATTTACGGAAATTCCGGGAGCATCGGTTTATACGCCGGTAGTTCGGGAGGAGCGAAATTCTACTATGAATGTGGTAAATACCATTGACCCTGTCTACATCGAAGCAGCAGGTAAAATTATTGAGGCAGCAGAGCAGGTTTTTGATACCATTAAAAGAGATATTTTATTGCCTTTAGCAGACCACATTGCGTTTGCGGCAAAAAGAGAGCAGGAAAAAATATTTTTATCAAATCCCTTTGTGCCCGATATTAAAATTCTGTTTGGGAAGGAATATGCCGTTGCTTTAAAGAGCAGAGAAATCATAGAGAAAATGACAGGCTATCGCATATCTGATGATGAAGCAGGGTTTATTGCCCTTCATATTCATTCGGGTCTTTCGGATGAACAGGTATCAGATACGTTAAAGACAACGCAGATTATTGATGACTGTATTTTAATGATTGAGGAGTGTCTGGGAGATAAAATACGTCAGGACTCCTGTGCTTATATTCGTCTGATGAGCCATTTGTATTATATGGTGGTGAGAGCAAAGACAGGAGAAGCGGTGAATATAGAGCTGAATGATTTTATTCGGTGCAAATATCCAAAAGCAGGACAGATTTCTGAAGTCATTTGCCATTATATAGAAAAGAAGCTGGAGAAAAAACTGGATAAAGAGGAAGTGGGATTTCTTGCTATTCATATTCAGCGTATTATGTAA
- a CDS encoding HPr family phosphocarrier protein, whose translation MKSFEYTVKDELGIHARPAGMLVKEAKKYESKITITKEGKTVDVTKLMMLMSLAVKCGQTVEIQVEGSDEDIAFEGMKAFFEANL comes from the coding sequence ATGAAAAGTTTTGAGTACACAGTAAAAGATGAGTTGGGAATTCACGCAAGACCGGCGGGAATGTTGGTAAAAGAGGCAAAGAAATACGAAAGTAAAATCACAATTACAAAAGAAGGAAAAACCGTAGATGTTACGAAGCTGATGATGCTTATGTCTTTAGCGGTAAAATGCGGACAGACCGTAGAAATTCAGGTAGAAGGAAGCGATGAGGACATTGCTTTTGAAGGAATGAAAGCGTTTTTTGAAGCAAATTTATAA
- the ptsP gene encoding phosphoenolpyruvate--protein phosphotransferase produces MKHLNGKSVYKGVALGKVLVLKKEAYIVKRVKVENPDEEVKRVEAARQKSQKQLQKLYEKAVKEVGEASAAIFEVHQMMLEDDDYNESIENIIRTQEVNAEYAVASTGDNFSEMFASMDDDYMRARAADIKDISERLVRNLSGQSGMDTEFEEPVIVMADDLTPSETVQMDKEKILAFVTVHGSTNSHTAILARMMNIPALIGVDMNLEEIQSGTCAVVDGFTGEFILDPDENVQEAAKAKIAAEEEKKNLLLKLKGKENVTKSGKKINIYANIGSVGDMGYVLENDAGGIGLFRSEFLYIGRNELPTEEEQFQAYKQAVQNMAGKKVIIRTLDIGADKQADYLNLEKEENPALGYRAIRICLSQPEIFKVQLRALFRASVYGTLSIMYPMITSVEEVMRIKEIVKEVKAELKASDTPYKDVEEGIMIETPAAAMISDELAELVDFFSIGTNDLTQYTLAIDRQNEKLEEFYNPHHKAILKMIKMVVDNAHAAGKWAGICGELGADTELTETFVNMGVDELSVAPSMILKLRKIVREME; encoded by the coding sequence ATGAAACATCTGAATGGCAAATCTGTATATAAAGGTGTGGCGCTGGGAAAAGTTCTGGTGCTGAAAAAAGAAGCTTATATTGTAAAACGTGTAAAAGTAGAAAATCCGGATGAGGAAGTAAAACGTGTAGAGGCTGCAAGACAAAAATCTCAGAAACAGCTTCAGAAGCTTTATGAAAAAGCCGTAAAAGAAGTGGGAGAAGCCAGCGCAGCAATTTTTGAAGTACATCAGATGATGTTGGAGGATGATGATTATAACGAGTCCATTGAAAATATTATCCGTACTCAGGAAGTAAATGCAGAATATGCAGTGGCATCTACCGGCGATAATTTTTCAGAGATGTTCGCCAGTATGGATGATGATTATATGAGAGCAAGAGCGGCAGATATTAAAGATATTTCAGAACGTCTGGTGCGAAATCTTTCAGGACAAAGCGGCATGGATACAGAGTTTGAAGAGCCGGTTATCGTTATGGCAGATGATTTGACACCAAGCGAGACCGTTCAGATGGATAAGGAAAAAATCCTTGCTTTTGTTACGGTACATGGTTCAACAAATTCTCATACAGCTATTCTTGCCCGTATGATGAATATTCCTGCTTTGATTGGTGTGGATATGAATTTAGAGGAAATTCAGTCAGGTACTTGTGCAGTGGTAGACGGCTTTACAGGAGAATTTATCTTAGATCCGGATGAAAACGTGCAGGAGGCAGCGAAAGCCAAAATTGCAGCAGAAGAAGAAAAGAAAAATCTTCTGCTGAAGCTGAAGGGAAAAGAAAACGTTACAAAAAGCGGTAAAAAAATCAATATCTATGCCAATATCGGAAGCGTTGGAGATATGGGCTATGTGCTGGAAAACGATGCGGGAGGAATTGGACTTTTCAGAAGTGAGTTCCTTTATATCGGCAGAAATGAGCTTCCTACGGAGGAAGAACAGTTTCAGGCATATAAGCAGGCAGTGCAGAATATGGCAGGAAAGAAGGTCATTATCCGTACGTTGGATATCGGCGCAGATAAGCAGGCTGACTATCTTAATTTAGAAAAAGAAGAAAATCCGGCATTGGGATATCGTGCCATTCGTATTTGTCTGTCACAGCCGGAAATTTTCAAGGTACAGCTAAGAGCGCTTTTCAGAGCTTCCGTATACGGAACACTTTCGATTATGTATCCTATGATTACTTCTGTGGAAGAGGTCATGCGAATTAAAGAAATCGTAAAAGAAGTGAAGGCAGAACTGAAAGCTTCCGATACACCATATAAAGATGTGGAAGAAGGAATTATGATTGAAACACCGGCAGCAGCAATGATTAGTGATGAGCTGGCAGAGCTGGTAGATTTCTTCAGCATCGGAACAAATGATTTGACACAGTATACTCTTGCTATTGACCGTCAGAATGAGAAATTAGAGGAGTTTTATAATCCGCACCATAAAGCGATTTTAAAAATGATTAAAATGGTAGTGGACAATGCTCATGCAGCAGGAAAATGGGCAGGAATTTGCGGAGAGCTGGGAGCAGATACAGAACTGACAGAAACCTTTGTAAATATGGGAGTGGACGAGCTTTCCGTAGCACCATCCATGATTTTAAAGCTTAGAAAGATTGTTCGGGAAATGGAATAG
- a CDS encoding PTS glucose transporter subunit IIA, with protein MFNFFKKKQDNTFFLGAPVKGKAVDLKEVNDPTFSTGMLGQGVAIIPSEGKIYAPADGEIAMVFDTLHAVSMTADNGVEILVHVGLDTVELKGEGFEGHVKAGDKVKKGDLLLTVDLDAVKEAGYDTITPMLVCNTDDYAAVEGIFGKDVMPKDDVVSIKMK; from the coding sequence ATGTTTAATTTTTTTAAGAAAAAACAGGACAACACGTTCTTTTTAGGAGCGCCGGTAAAGGGAAAAGCCGTAGATTTAAAAGAAGTAAATGACCCGACCTTCAGCACAGGTATGTTGGGACAGGGTGTGGCAATTATCCCTTCCGAAGGTAAAATTTACGCTCCGGCTGACGGAGAAATCGCAATGGTATTTGATACACTTCATGCAGTCAGCATGACAGCAGATAACGGCGTGGAAATTTTAGTTCATGTAGGGCTTGATACCGTAGAATTAAAAGGCGAAGGCTTTGAAGGTCATGTAAAGGCAGGGGACAAGGTGAAAAAAGGCGATTTGCTTTTGACTGTGGATTTAGATGCAGTAAAAGAAGCCGGCTATGACACCATTACACCAATGCTGGTATGCAACACAGATGATTACGCCGCAGTAGAAGGAATTTTCGGTAAAGACGTAATGCCAAAGGATGATGTGGTAAGCATCAAAATGAAATAA
- the nagE gene encoding N-acetylglucosamine-specific PTS transporter subunit IIBC translates to MMRYLQRLGKSLMLPVACLPVAAILQGIGYWIDPTGWGANNVIAAFLLKGGGCLIDQMPILFAIGVAVGMSDDNDGTAGLAGLVSWIMTTTLLSTDVVAMLTQTAVEKVDPAFAKTQTQFIGILCGLIAAACYNKFKNTKLPDAFSFFSGKRCVAIVTAGASLISSLVLFFVWPIVYNVLITLGKFIMGLGPIGAGIYGFFNRLLIPFGLHHALNSVFWFDVAGIDDIAKFWGNATGGVLGETGMYMSGFFPVMMFGLPAAALAMYHTAKSTKKKVAAGLLMSAAVASFLNGVTEPLEFSFMILAPALYAVHALLTGISMAVVAALPVRAGFNFSAGLIDWILSFKAPFAQNPLLLIPIGLVVGAIYYVVFRFVIVKFNMKTPGREDDDIDETKVELANDDFTGIAKIVLEGVGGAANVTSIDNCITRLRLEIKDYTLVDEKKIKSAGVAGIIRPSKTAVQVIVGTKVQFVADEFKKLCK, encoded by the coding sequence ATGATGAGATATCTTCAAAGATTAGGAAAATCCCTGATGCTTCCGGTTGCATGTCTTCCGGTTGCGGCTATTTTGCAGGGTATTGGATATTGGATTGACCCTACCGGCTGGGGCGCTAACAATGTAATTGCTGCTTTCTTATTAAAGGGCGGCGGATGTTTAATTGACCAGATGCCAATTCTGTTTGCGATTGGTGTTGCTGTTGGTATGTCTGATGACAACGACGGTACTGCAGGTCTTGCAGGTCTTGTTTCATGGATTATGACAACAACTCTGCTTTCTACTGATGTTGTAGCTATGCTTACACAGACAGCAGTAGAAAAAGTAGACCCTGCTTTTGCAAAAACACAGACACAGTTTATCGGTATTTTATGTGGTCTTATTGCAGCAGCATGCTATAATAAGTTTAAAAACACAAAATTACCGGATGCGTTCTCATTCTTTAGTGGTAAAAGATGTGTTGCCATTGTTACAGCAGGCGCATCCCTGATTTCCAGCTTGGTACTGTTCTTTGTATGGCCAATCGTTTACAATGTATTGATTACACTTGGTAAATTCATTATGGGCTTAGGTCCAATCGGTGCAGGTATTTACGGTTTCTTCAACCGTCTGTTAATCCCATTCGGTCTGCACCACGCATTGAACTCTGTATTCTGGTTTGACGTTGCAGGTATTGACGATATTGCAAAATTCTGGGGTAATGCAACCGGTGGTGTGTTAGGTGAAACAGGTATGTACATGTCCGGTTTCTTCCCGGTAATGATGTTCGGTCTTCCGGCAGCAGCTCTGGCTATGTACCATACAGCGAAATCTACAAAGAAAAAAGTTGCAGCAGGTCTTTTAATGTCCGCAGCAGTTGCTTCTTTCTTAAACGGTGTTACAGAACCTCTGGAATTCTCATTTATGATCCTTGCACCGGCATTATATGCAGTACATGCTTTATTAACAGGTATTTCTATGGCAGTTGTAGCAGCCCTTCCTGTGCGTGCGGGATTTAACTTCAGTGCAGGTTTGATTGACTGGATACTTAGCTTTAAGGCTCCATTTGCACAGAACCCACTGTTGTTAATTCCAATCGGTCTGGTTGTTGGCGCTATCTACTATGTAGTATTCAGATTTGTAATTGTAAAATTCAATATGAAGACACCTGGTAGAGAAGACGATGATATTGATGAAACAAAAGTAGAGCTTGCAAACGATGACTTCACAGGCATTGCAAAAATCGTTCTGGAAGGTGTTGGCGGAGCTGCTAACGTTACATCTATCGACAACTGTATCACAAGACTTCGTCTTGAAATCAAAGATTACACATTAGTAGATGAAAAGAAAATCAAATCTGCAGGTGTAGCAGGTATTATCAGACCAAGCAAAACTGCTGTTCAGGTTATTGTCGGAACAAAAGTACAGTTTGTAGCTGATGAATTCAAAAAACTTTGTAAATAA
- a CDS encoding copper homeostasis protein CutC encodes MLEVCVDSVESAIAAFEGGADRIELCGDLPVGGVTPSEVLFRMIRKYTDLKIRVLLRPRFGDFCYSGYELEMMREEVQKFAELGAEGIVTGVLTPEGNLDTEQMEGLISCAGKADVALHRAFDVCKNPFKTMEDAISLGIKTILTSGQKNSAWEGRALLKELQAKSKDRIEILAGAGVDADIIEKLYKETGITSYHLSGKIKKESKMEFRNPQVSMGLPGFSEYEIWQTSKENVENARMVLDKFF; translated from the coding sequence ATGTTAGAGGTTTGTGTAGATAGTGTGGAGTCTGCCATTGCTGCTTTTGAGGGCGGTGCGGACAGGATTGAGTTATGCGGTGATTTGCCGGTAGGAGGGGTAACGCCTTCGGAAGTGTTATTTCGTATGATTAGAAAGTATACGGATTTGAAAATACGTGTGCTTTTGCGTCCTCGTTTCGGAGATTTTTGTTACAGCGGTTATGAGCTGGAAATGATGAGGGAAGAAGTGCAGAAATTTGCAGAACTGGGAGCAGAGGGAATTGTCACAGGTGTTTTAACACCAGAGGGAAATCTGGACACAGAGCAGATGGAAGGGTTAATAAGCTGTGCGGGAAAGGCAGACGTAGCCCTTCACAGAGCCTTTGACGTGTGTAAAAATCCCTTCAAAACCATGGAGGATGCCATTTCATTGGGAATAAAAACCATTCTTACCAGTGGACAGAAAAATTCCGCATGGGAGGGCAGAGCGCTTTTAAAGGAGTTGCAGGCGAAGAGCAAAGACAGAATTGAAATTCTGGCAGGGGCAGGAGTTGACGCAGATATTATTGAAAAATTATATAAAGAAACGGGTATTACTTCTTATCATTTGTCAGGAAAAATTAAAAAGGAAAGTAAAATGGAGTTTCGCAATCCGCAGGTTTCCATGGGACTTCCGGGATTTAGCGAGTACGAAATCTGGCAGACATCCAAAGAAAACGTAGAAAATGCCAGAATGGTTTTAGATAAGTTTTTTTAA
- a CDS encoding LytTR family DNA-binding domain-containing protein, translated as MKVSLKLISDTEQEEAKLYVHEETDNIKRLERYISEDGFYPGYLLCQKEKAQIPVKLDVIYYIETIQEIQYVHTEKEVYKVKQRLYELERMLPYYFMRVSKSAILNLNGVKTYKPFSGGIMLAEFENGDGTYISRKYVKELRNKVREGLL; from the coding sequence ATGAAGGTATCCTTGAAGCTGATTTCTGACACTGAGCAGGAGGAAGCAAAGCTTTATGTACACGAAGAAACGGACAATATCAAGCGACTGGAAAGATATATTTCAGAGGACGGATTTTATCCCGGTTATTTATTGTGTCAGAAGGAAAAGGCGCAAATTCCTGTAAAGCTGGATGTGATTTACTATATTGAAACGATACAGGAAATTCAGTATGTGCATACGGAAAAAGAAGTTTATAAGGTAAAGCAAAGATTGTATGAGTTAGAGAGAATGTTGCCTTATTATTTTATGCGGGTTTCCAAATCAGCAATTTTAAATCTGAACGGAGTAAAAACGTATAAACCTTTTTCCGGAGGAATTATGCTGGCGGAGTTTGAGAACGGAGACGGTACCTACATTTCCAGAAAATATGTAAAAGAGCTTAGAAATAAAGTTAGGGAGGGATTATTATGA
- a CDS encoding DUF4318 domain-containing protein: MKRLSENGQDIIKHGAFMGCVMFILTTVYLGIQKDKEFALSVLPYLGLFLVGYVLIGMFFFFIYYRREREQKDGFLKYCMKGISGIYWLDHVFILLLGIGALLSDQTPIRMILLLDAGVMIGFLILDYVYISKCADEFNHTFKPKRVMLVDLDECPKSVEAFCIEIERYCIKNGRSLKFVKREKPAEIYMDNEHYMVELDSFYQRFGPMYALKFIQIKDR, translated from the coding sequence ATGAAGCGATTGTCGGAGAATGGGCAGGATATCATAAAACACGGTGCGTTTATGGGATGCGTCATGTTTATTTTAACAACGGTGTATTTGGGAATACAGAAGGATAAGGAATTTGCTTTATCGGTACTGCCATATTTGGGACTGTTTCTTGTGGGCTATGTACTGATAGGAATGTTCTTTTTCTTTATCTATTACAGAAGAGAACGGGAACAAAAAGACGGATTTTTGAAATATTGTATGAAAGGGATTTCCGGTATTTATTGGCTGGACCACGTTTTTATTCTGTTGCTTGGAATTGGAGCGTTGTTGTCGGACCAGACACCTATCCGTATGATTTTACTTCTTGATGCAGGGGTGATGATAGGATTTCTTATTTTGGATTATGTCTATATTTCCAAATGTGCAGATGAATTCAATCACACCTTTAAACCTAAAAGAGTGATGTTGGTGGATTTAGATGAGTGTCCTAAAAGCGTAGAGGCATTTTGCATTGAAATTGAGCGATACTGTATTAAAAATGGAAGAAGCCTGAAATTTGTTAAAAGAGAGAAACCGGCAGAAATCTATATGGATAATGAACATTATATGGTAGAGCTGGACTCTTTTTATCAAAGATTTGGACCGATGTATGCACTGAAATTTATTCAGATAAAGGACAGATAA